The nucleotide sequence ATGTCAAACTTTAAAAGAATTACAATACAAGAATTTGAACAAGAAAGATTTTATAAACTATATAAATTTTTATTTGAAGATGATTATTTTAGAAAGCTTAGTGACTCTGCAAAAATTGCTTACTGTATGTTTAGAGATCGATTCGAATTATCTAAAATGAATAATTGGATTGATGACAATGGTAATGTATATTTAATATTTACTACTAAAGATTTATGTGAATTTTTAAATTGCGGAACTCAAAAAGTAACTAAAATCAAAAAAGAATTAGAAAATTTTAACCTTTTAGAACAAGAAAGACTGGGTTTAAACAAACCAAATAAAATATATATCCTAGAGCCTAAAAAACCTTCTAAAACTAATAATAGTAAGGAATTTCGAAAATCAAAATTCCAGAATAATGAAAATCAAAATTCCAGAGTTTTGAAAGTCAAAAAACAAGAATTTCGAAAATCAAAATTTAATGATACTGAATTTAATGATACTGAATTTAATGATACTGATGATAATGATTTGAATGATTTGAATGATATAAATAACAATATTTCTACAACTACTAATCATTCGAATCATTCAAATTATCAAAAAAATAAATTTAATAATGATGCTTTAAAATTCCAAGTACTTGAAGAATTACCAAACCAAATCAAAGATTATTTAAGCAATTTTGAAATCAGAGAGATTCGTATTATTAAGAGTGTTTTACTTAAAGGGAAAAAGTCTTTTAATAATAAAAATAATACATATTACCGTTTAGAAGATGTTGAATTTGAAATTATTAATGTTTTAAAACGTTTTAAGGCGATGTTGCTACAAAAGAATGAAACAGTTGAAGCTATGCAAGGTTATTTAATGCAATCGATTAAATCAGAACTAGAAGAATTACATGCGTTGAACATGCGTCGCCAAAATATGCATAAATATAATATTTTTAATGAATGATTTTATGCATATTTTTAATTTCCATGTAGATAGGCAGTGTCTAAAAAATTCGACACTGATTTTGCTCAAATTTTATTTGACTCTTATTTGTGTTTTAAGAGCCAATATGATTTTTTTAAGCGAAATACTATATAACTAAAGACAATTCTTTAAAATACCCCCTTAAAATCCCAAATAAGGGTATTTAAAATAAGGTGTAAGATAAAGTTTGGGAAAAGGAGGGCTTATTTTATGTCGATTAAACAAATATTGGATAAGTTTTTAAATAAAAAATGGGGATGTAGTGATTTAATTTGGTTAATTTTCTCAATTGTTATAGCAAACATATTTACAACGCCATTATTAGGTATTCCAATTGGGGTTGCAGTTTATTTTTTATTGTTTAACATTAGCGATGAAACTAAAGAAAACGCCAAAAAGTATGATTTGAAAAAGAAATAATAGAACACGCATTTATGCCGAAAAGTTTAGTTAAGGGTTCTTCTCAACGTCAATAAAGCATTAAAAATAGCCACTCAATTGTTGAGTGGCTATTGATTGGAATGATAGTTACTTTGTGTTTAAAGAATTCATACATAATTGGGATAATGCTATAGTTTTACTTTAACACTTATTTAATTACAGTGCATTCAAAAGTATTTAACGATGCGATATGTTTAGGGATTGTTAAAGGTTCGAAGTCTCAACGTCAATAAGTCATTGCATATAGCTATAATACTGGTATAGCGAATGTAATTGTTTTAGCTAATCCAGTAGCAATCCAACCAGGAAC is from Staphylococcus capitis subsp. capitis and encodes:
- a CDS encoding replication initiator protein A; the encoded protein is MSNFKRITIQEFEQERFYKLYKFLFEDDYFRKLSDSAKIAYCMFRDRFELSKMNNWIDDNGNVYLIFTTKDLCEFLNCGTQKVTKIKKELENFNLLEQERLGLNKPNKIYILEPKKPSKTNNSKEFRKSKFQNNENQNSRVLKVKKQEFRKSKFNDTEFNDTEFNDTDDNDLNDLNDINNNISTTTNHSNHSNYQKNKFNNDALKFQVLEELPNQIKDYLSNFEIREIRIIKSVLLKGKKSFNNKNNTYYRLEDVEFEIINVLKRFKAMLLQKNETVEAMQGYLMQSIKSELEELHALNMRRQNMHKYNIFNE